In Calonectris borealis chromosome 25, bCalBor7.hap1.2, whole genome shotgun sequence, the following proteins share a genomic window:
- the C25H1orf216 gene encoding UPF0500 protein C1orf216 homolog, translated as MFAVCPPGAPANAPFRQCRGGPALGTAVPGAGCGQDSNSNFVGEVCDSNENWSRPAPGTPPEEGSSRSENTTNPSDNLLLLMQRQMVQGRLRDAAPGLGAAWPRLPEQGVRSPPEGAEVGGVGGQNAVAKEAAGGCGKPPSSPMEDNGYASSSLSIDSPDSACGSAWDPPAAAPLPGSPPQPGVAEPEVGTLFPALAEAVQHLQDKERFKEREKEKHHIQLVMYRRLALLRWIHGLQQKVVDQQNRLQESFDTILDNRKELIRCMQHGPACPASAAAPSP; from the coding sequence ATGTTTGCCGTCTGCCCGCCCGGCGCCCCGGCGAACGCCCCGTTCCGGCAGTGCCGGGGGGGCCCGGCGCTGGGCACGGCCGTCCCGGGGGCCGGGTGCGGGCAGGACTCCAACTCCAACTTCGTGGGAGAGGTGTGTGACAGCAACGAGAACTGGAGCCGGCCAGCGCCGGGGACCCCGCCGGAGGAGGGCTCCAGCCGGAGCGAAAACACGACAAATCCATCCGATAATCTGCTGTTATTAATGCAGAGACAGATGGTCCAGGGCCGGCTTAGGGACGCCGCCCCGGGCCTGGGCGCCGCGTGGCCGCGTCTCCCCGAGCAGGGGGTGCGCAGCCCCCCCGAGGGAGCGGaggtcgggggggtggggggccaaAACGCCGTTGCCAAAGAGGCGGCTGGGGGATGCGGCAAGCCCCCGAGCTCCCCTATGGAGGACAACGGCTACGCCAGCAGCTCCCTCAGCATCGACAGCCCCGACAGCGCCTGCGGGAGCGCCTGggaccctcctgctgctgcccccctccccgggagccCACCCCAGCCGGGAGTGGCCGAGCCCGAGGTGGGCACCCTCTTCCCGGCGCTGGCGGAGGCCGTGCAGCACCTCCAGGACAAGGAGCGCTTCAAGGAGCGGGAGAAGGAGAAGCACCACATCCAGCTGGTGATGTACCGGCGCCTGGCCCTGCTGCGCTGGATCCATGGCCTCCAGCAGAAAGTCGTGGACCAGCAGAACCGGCTGCAGGAGAGTTTCGACACCATCCTGGACAACCGCAAGGAGCTCATCCGCTGCATGCAGCACGGCCCGGCGTGCCCCGCCAGcgcggccgcccccagcccctga